A genomic stretch from Malus domestica chromosome 15, GDT2T_hap1 includes:
- the LOC139191744 gene encoding secreted RxLR effector protein 161-like, which translates to MVVRTLDAKRDPFRPKEDEDEILEPEVPYLSAIRALLYLAQCTRPDISFTVNLLARYSNVPTHAGYLSDLHRARSQTGYIFTVRDTIISWRSTKQTLVATSSNHAEILALHEVSRECFWLREVMEHIRSTSGLTSVVDLPTTIFEDNAACIEQLKKGYIKGDNTKHITSKFFYSHQQQQYQNIEVK; encoded by the exons ATGGTCGTTCGGACtttagatgctaaacgagatcccttccgtccaaaggaggatgaagatgagattttggaacctgaagttccttaCCTTAGTGCAATTAGGGCTTTATTATATTTGGCTcagtgcactagacccgacatctcattCACTGTGAATTTATTGGCTAGATACAGCAATGTGCCCACAC aTGCTGGATATCTATCTGACCTACATAGAGCACGTTCTCAAACTGGTTATATATTTACCGTTAGAGACACCattatatcttggaggtctaccaagcaaacgctagttgcgacttcgtctaaccatgctgagattctcgccctACATGAAGTATCACGTGAGTGCTTTTGGCTGAGAGAagttatggaacatattcgaagcactagtggtcttacatcagtcgttgaccttcctacgacgatctttgaagacaatgcagcatgtatcgagcagcTGAAAaaaggatacatcaagggagacaacaccaaacacataacgtcgaagttcttttactcacaccagcagcagcagtatcaaaacattgaagtcaagtaa
- the LOC103400979 gene encoding glutamate receptor 3.6-like, with translation MVEQLAMSIVWLLVLMIFCNGLASNGASTTNVSTRPDVVNLGAIFSFDTIIGKVAKVAIEAAVKDVNSDPSVLGGTKMIVTMQDSNYSGLLGIIEALRFMEKDTIAIIGPQNAVTAHVISHIANELQVPLVSFSVTDPTLSALQFPFFVRSTQNDLYQMAAIAEMVDYYGWREVIALYVDDDHGRNGITALANMLAEKRCKISYKAPLVLDSNRDNITDVLVKVALTESRIIVLHAYGSWGPLVFDVAKYLGMMGTGYVWIATSWLSTLIDTASPLPSGMMDDMQGVLTLRMYTPETELKRKFVLRWSNLTSGQTSKGPIGLNAYGLYAYDTVWLLARAIDAFFDQGGNLSFSNDSRLTQLRGGDLNLDAMSIFNGGNLLMKNILQVNMTGVSGPMKFTPKKDLIRPAFEIINVIGTGIRTIGYWSNFSGLSVVRPETLYTKPPNHSNSSDKLYSVIWPGQTTQKPRGWVFPNNGRHLRIGVPKRVSFREFVSYTEGNDMFTGYSIDVFTAALNLLPYAVPYKLIPFGDGHKNPSVTELVHKIQTGEYDGAIGDIAIITNRTRMADFTQPYIESGLVVVAPVTPTLNSNPWAFLRPFNPMMWGVTAAFFLIVGTAVWILEHRHNDDFRGAPKKQFVTILWFSFSTWFFAHRENTVSTLGRLVLIVWLFVVLIINSSYTASLTSILTVQQLSSSIKGIHALLSSNAPIGYQQGSFARNYLVDELNVDKSRLVPLIMPDDYAKALKAGPHKGGVAAVIDERAYIELFLSSRCDFSVVGQEFTKTGWGFAFARDSPLAVDLSTALLKLSENGDLQRIHDKWLMRTPCASQGAKLQVDRLQLKSFWGLFVICGTACFLALAIYFCMMLHQFSKHNTEELVTTGSSRSTRVQTFLTFVDEKEEEVKSRSKRRQMERTSNRSASEDESMYNSKRRHLDQSPSSVSNVNSNHA, from the exons ATGGTTGAACAGTTAGCCATGAGTATAGTTTGGCTCCTGGTTTTGATGATTTTCTGTAATGGGTTGGCCTCAAATGGTGCCAGCACTACCAATGTCTCCACTAGACCAGATGTTGTAAATCTCGGGGCAATTTTCTCTTTCGACACCATTATTGGCAAAGTTGCCAAAGTGGCAATAGAAGCCGCAGTCAAAGATGTGAATTCTGATCCATCTGTTCTTGGTGGCACCAAGATGATTGTTACAATGCAGGACTCAAATTACAGTGGACTTCTGGGCATTATTGAAG CCTTACGGTTTATGGAGAAAGACACAATAGCGATAATTGGACCGCAGAATGCTGTCACCGCTCATGTAATATCTCATATTGCAAATGAGCTCCAAGTTCCTCTAGTATCATTTTCGGTAACAGACCCCACCCTGTCAGCACTTCAGTTCCCATTCTTTGTTAGAAGTACCCAAAATGACCTTTATCAGATGGCTGCGATAGCAGAAATGGTTGATTACTACGGATGGAGAGAGGTTATTGCACTCTATGTTGACGATGACCATGGGAGAAACGGGATTACTGCATTAGCAAATATGCTTGCTGAGAAACGATGTAAGATATCATACAAGGCGCCATTGGTCCTTGATTCTAATCGGGATAACATCACTGATGTTCTGGTTAAAGTGGCTTTAACAGAGTCTCGGATTATTGTTCTTCATGCTTATGGCAGTTGGGGTCCTCTGGTTTTCGATGTGGCCAAGTATCTTGGCATGATGGGAACTGGATATGTCTGGATAGCTACTAGTTGGCTTTCTACTTTAATAGATACCGCCTCTCCTCTCCCTTCAGGTATGATGGATGATATGCAGGGAGTTCTAACGCTGCGCATGTACACGCCAGAGACagaactgaaaagaaaatttgttttaaGGTGGAGCAACTTGACTAGTGGACAGACATCTAAGGGCCCAATTGGGTTGAATGCTTATGGTCTTTATGCCTACGATACTGTGTGGTTGCTTGCTCGTGCAATCGATGCCTTTTTTGATCAAGGGGGAAATCTTTCATTCTCAAATGATTCACGGTTGACTCAGCTTCGCGGAGGGGATCTGAATCTTGATGCTATGAGCATCTTTAATGGAGGCAATCTGTTAATGAAAAACATTTTGCAGGTTAATATGACTGGTGTATCTGGCCCGATGAAGTTTACTCCAAAAAAGGACCTCATTCGTCCTGCGTTTGAGATCATAAATGTGATTGGAACGGGGATTAGGACGATTGGTTATTGGTCCAATTTTTCGGGATTATCAGTTGTACGTCCAGAAACACTTTACACAAAGCCACCAAATCATTCCAATTCAAGTGATAAACTGTACAGTGTAATTTGGCCTGGACAAACAACACAGAAGCCTCGTGGTTGGGTGTTTCCAAACAACGGAAGGCACTTGAGGATTGGAGTCCCAAAACGTGTTAGTTTTCGTGAATTTGTTTCATACACAGAAGGCAATGACATGTTCACAGGATACTCCATTGATGTTTTTACTGCTGCATTGAACTTGTTGCCCTATGCTGTTCCATACAAACTGATTCCCTTTGGTGATGGCCATAAGAATCCAAGTGTCACTGAGCTTGTGCACAAAATCCAAACGGGT GAATACGATGGAGCAATAGGTGACATTGCAATCATCACCAACCGAACAAGGATGGCGGATTTTACCCAGCCATATATCGAATCTGGGCTAGTAGTAGTTGCACCTGTTACACCAACATTGAATTCAAATCCTTGGGCTTTCCTGAGGCCATTCAATCCCATGATGTGGGGTGTGACGGCCGCCTTCTTTCTCATTGTTGGAACAGCTGTTTGGATTTTAGAGCACAGGCATAATGATGATTTTCGGGGGGCTCCAAAAAAACAATTTGTCACTATTCTGTG GTTTAGCTTTTCGACTTGGTTCTTTGCGCACA GAGAAAATACAGTCAGCACCCTTGGTCGCTTAGTGCTAATAGTATGGCTGTTCGTTGTTCTTATAATCAACTCAAGCTACACTGCAAGTTTGACCTCAATCCTTACCGTGCAACAGCTTTCTTCCTCCATCAAAGGCATTCACGCTTTGCTTTCAAGCAACGCTCCCATTGGCTACCAGCAAGGTTCATTTGCCCGGAATTATCTAGTTGACGAACTCAATGTTGACAAGTCCAGACTCGTTCCTCTTATCATGCCAGACGACTATGCCAAAGCCTTGAAAGCTGGTCCCCATAAAGGTGGTGTTGCTGCAGTGATTGACGAGCGTGCTTACATAGAACTTTTCCTCTCGAGCAGATGTGATTTCAGTGTTGTAGGTCAAGAATTCACCAAAACCGGCTGGGGATTT GCTTTTGCAAGGGACTCGCCTTTAGCGGTGGACCTGTCTACTGCACTTTTGAAGCTGTCGGAGAACGGGGATCTACAAAGGATCCATGATAAATGGcttatgagaactccttgtgcCTCACAAGGCGCAAAGCTGCAAGTCGATAGGCTTCAACTCAAAAGCTTCTGGGGACTCTTTGTTATCTGTGGTACAGCTTGCTTCCTTGCACTCGCTATATATTTCTGCATGATGCTGCACCAGTTCAGCAAGCACAACACTGAGGAACTGGTCACTACTGGTAGCTCCAGGTCCACACGCGTTCAAACGTTTCTCACATTTGTTgatgagaaggaagaggaagtgaAAAGCCGGTCGAAAAGAAGACAAATGGAGAGGACTTCAAATAGAAGCGCGAGCGAAGATGAATCGATGTATAACTCAAAAAGAAGACACCTTGATCAATCACCGTCAAGTGTGAGTAATGTTAATAGTAATCATGCCTGA
- the LOC103400984 gene encoding glutamate receptor 3.6-like gives MSFRSLNINMNLAILLLFMVFYKGSSTSGFNPTNVTARPDVVNIGAIFTFDSVIGKIAKLAITLAVEDVNSNPEILNGTKLTLKMQNTKSSDFLGIIEALQFMENDTVAIIGPQFSATAHVISHIADELQVPLLSFAATDPTLSPNQFPFLVRTTRSDLFEMAAVADLVGYYEWRDVIAIYVNDDFGRNAIAALGDKLSEKRCKISYKVPLSPKATKDEIRKALISVSSMESRIVILHIYTSWGLQVLTEAQSQMMMSSPYVWIATDWFSTIIDSDPSLPFTATDDIQGVLTLKMYTPESELKNKFKSRWSNLTSARRVNGSYFGLNTYGLYAYDSVWLLAHALDSFFSRGGNISFANDSNLHELRGGKLNLDALNMFNGGSQLLQSILEVNTTGLTGQIKFNPDGNLINPAFEVINVIGTGTRTIGYWSNSSGLSLDPPDMSQRKLHSNGSSTDTQRLYSVIWPGQTTQKPRGWVFPDNGRKLRIGVPNRVSYREFVGVKGTEFTGYCIDVFQAALNELPYGVPFNFIAFGDGKKNPENNELLHRIQIGEFDGVVGDITITTSRTKVVDFTQPYVESGLVVVAPIRKMNSSAWAFLRPFTPMMWGVTGIFFLVVGAVVWLLERRTNEDFRGRPRKQFVTIIWFSFSTLFFSQKEKTGSTLGRFVLIIWLFVVLILNSSYIASLTSILTVEQLSSPVKGIESLATGNDRIGFLKNSFAENYLTDELNIHKSRLVPLNSPEEYEKALKDGPNAGGVAAVIDERAYMELFLSVRCGYSIVGQEFTKMGWGFAFPRDSPLAIDMSTAVLKLSEKGDLQKIHDKWLMKSACSAEGAKQAVDRLPMSSFWGLFLLSGTACFLALVLHVLRMAHQYYKHYDSDCESSQAKRLRSFVSFVNKREEEVKSRTKRKRTEKASNRVVHDQDCSSIDGLDESV, from the exons ATGTCCTTCCGTAGTTTGAACATCAACATGAATCTAGCCATACTTCTGTTATTTATGGTTTTCTACAAAGGCTCTTCTACAAGTGGATTTAATCCTACTAATGTCACTGCAAGACCTGATGTTGTGAACATCGGCGCGATTTTCACTTTCGATTCTGTCATTGGAAAAATAGCAAAACTCGCAATCACCCTTGCAGTTGAAGATGTCAATTCCAATCCAGAGATTCTCAATGGAACAAAGCTGACACTTAAAATGCAGAACACCAAATCCAGCGACTTTCTAGGCATCATTGAAG CTTTGCAGTTCATGGAGAACGACACGGTGGCCATAATTGGCCCCCAATTCTCAGCAACAGCTCATGTAATATCACACATCGCCGATGAGCTACAAGTCCCTTTACTATCATTTGCAGCAACAGACCCCACTCTGTCTCCAAATCAGTTCCCGTTCTTGGTTCGAACGACGAGGAGTGACCTCTTTGAGATGGCTGCAGTAGCAGACCTTGTTGGCTACTATGAGTGGAGAGATGTCATAGCAATTTACGTAAATGATGATTTCGGGCGGAATGCTATTGCTGCCTTGGGGGACAAGCTATCCGAAAAGCGCTGTAAAATTTCGTACAAGGTACCTCTGAGCCCCAAGGCAACCAAAGATGAAATCAGAAAGGCACTGATTAGTGTATCTTCAATGGAGTCTAGGATTGTGATCCTGCACATTTATACTAGTTGGGGTTTACAAGTGCTCACCGAAGCGCAAAGCCAAATGATGATGTCGAGTCCATATGTGTGGATTGCTACAGATTGGTTTTCCACCATAATAGATTCAGATCCTTCCTTGCCTTTTACAGCAACAGATGACATTCAAGGGGTTCTCACATTGAAAATGTACACGCCAGAATCAGAActcaaaaacaagtttaaatCGCGGTGGAGCAACTTGACTAGCGCAAGGAGGGTGAATGGCTCTTATTTCGGCTTAAATACCTATGGTCTATATGCCTATGATTCTGTATGGCTTCTTGCTCATGCCCTTGATTCGTTTTTCTCTCGTGGAGGAAATATTTCTTTTGCAAATGACTCAAATTTGCACGAATTACGAGGAGGCAAGTTAAACCTTGATGCTTTGAACATGTTTAATGGTGGCAGCCAGCTGCTCCAAAGCATTTTAGAGGTTAATACAACTGGATTAACTGGGCAAATCAAGTTCAATCCAGACGGAAACTTGATTAATCCTGCATTTGAAGTGATCAATGTGATCGGCACAGGGACTAGGACTATTGGTTATTGGTCCAATTCTTCTGGCCTGTCGCTTGATCCACCTGATATGTCTCAAAGGAAGCTGCACTCTAATGGTTCCAGCACTGATACTCAACGATTATACAGCGTCATCTGGCCCGGACAAACAACTCAGAAGCCTCGCGGGTGGGTTTTCCCCGACAACGGAAGAAAGCTCAGGATTGGAGTCCCCAATCGAGTTAGCTACCGCGAGTTTGTAGGCGTAAAAGGCACTGAGTTCACTGGCTACTGCATTGATGTCTTTCAAGCCGCCTTAAACGAGCTGCCATATGGTGTCCCATTCAATTTTATAGCTTTCGGGGATGGTAAAAAAAACCCTGAAAACAATGAACTTCTACACAGGATCCAAATTGGT GAGTTTGATGGTGTGGTGGGAGATATTACAATCACCACTAGCAGAACAAAGGTGGTGGATTTCACACAGCCATATGTTGAGTCTGGTCTAGTTGTGGTTGCTCCAATTAGGAAGATGAATTCTAGTGCTTGGGCATTTTTGAGGCCTTTTACTCCAATGATGTGGGGTGTCACAGGCATTTTCTTCCTAGTTGTGGGAGCAGTTGTTTGGCTTTTGGAGCGTCGGACTAACGAGGATTTTCGAGGCCGTCCGAGAAAACAATTTGTCACAATTATTTG GTTTAGCTTTTCAACTCTGTTCTTCTCCCAGA aagaaaaaaccgGCAGCACACTTGGTCGATTTGTGCTTATCATATGGCTATTTGTGGTTCTAATACTCAACTCAAGCTACATTGCTAGCCTGACATCAATCCTCACTGTCGAACAGCTTTCTTCACCTGTTAAAGGGATTGAAAGTCTGGCAACCGGCAATGATCGCATTGGTTTCCTAAAGAATTCATTCGCTGAAAACTACTTAACTGATGAGCTAAACATACACAAGTCAAGACTTGTGCCTCTTAACTCCCCAGAAGAATATGAGAAGGCCTTGAAAGATGGTCCTAATGCAGGTGGTGTTGCTGCAGTGATTGATGAGCGTGCATACATGGAGCTCTTCCTCTCCGTTCGATGTGGATATAGTATCGTAGGTCAAGAATTCACCAAAATGGGCTGGGGTTTT GCCTTTCCAAGGGACTCGCCTCTTGCAATTGACATGTCAACCGCGGTGTTGAAACTATCTGAGAAGGGAGATCTTCAAAAGATTCATGACAAATGGCTGATGAAAAGTGCTTGCAGTGCAGAAGGAGCAAAGCAAGCCGTAGACCGCCTTCCGATGAGTAGCTTCTGGGGTCTCTTTCTGCTGAGTGGCACAGCTTGCTTTCTCGCTCTTGTTCTTCATGTTCTTCGCATGGCGCACCAGTACTACAAGCATTATGATTCCGACTGCGAGAGCTCACAAGCAAAACGCCTTCGATCCTTCGTTTCGTTTGTAAATAAGAGGGAAGAGGAAGTGAAAAGCAGAACCAAGAGGAAGAGGACTGAGAAGGCTTCAAACAGAGTAGTGCATGATCAAGATTGTAGTTCCATTGATGGTTTGGATGAAAGTGTTTAA